In the genome of Halanaerobiales bacterium, one region contains:
- a CDS encoding hydrogenase subunit MbhD domain-containing protein has protein sequence MTLLYSVLILIMLISGIAALVFDKLLNSIIAAGFVSLMASALFYFLKAPDVAMTEAAIGAGLTTAIFVITLRKTEGSESE, from the coding sequence ATGACCTTGCTCTATAGTGTTCTTATTCTAATTATGTTAATAAGTGGTATTGCCGCTTTAGTTTTTGATAAACTATTAAATTCTATTATTGCGGCTGGCTTTGTTAGTTTAATGGCCTCTGCTCTGTTTTATTTCTTAAAAGCACCTGATGTAGCCATGACTGAAGCAGCAATTGGAGCCGGTCTAACAACTGCAATCTTTGTAATCACCCTACGCAAAACAGAA
- the mnhG gene encoding monovalent cation/H(+) antiporter subunit G, translating to MVILSTIGYILIVIGTIFLFLGSLGLIRMPDVYNRLQAGTKATTLGALSTIIGVGLVEPTWFWKTLVIAIFIVLTNPIGSHTIARASRKSGIKTTTETTVDKYEEDVLNNESGDEDDLAL from the coding sequence ATGGTTATTTTAAGTACAATTGGATATATTTTAATTGTTATTGGCACAATATTTTTATTTTTAGGTTCTTTAGGACTTATCAGAATGCCTGATGTTTACAATAGATTACAGGCAGGTACTAAAGCAACCACCCTGGGAGCTTTATCAACAATTATTGGAGTTGGTCTGGTTGAACCAACCTGGTTCTGGAAAACTCTGGTTATTGCAATCTTTATAGTATTGACTAACCCAATTGGTAGTCATACTATAGCAAGAGCCTCACGTAAAAGTGGAATAAAAACTACAACTGAAACAACTGTAGATAAATATGAAGAAGATGTTTTAAATAATGAAAGTGGTGATGAAGATGACCTTGCTCTATAG